A stretch of Halomonas elongata DSM 2581 DNA encodes these proteins:
- a CDS encoding Y-family DNA polymerase, whose translation MIGLVDCNNFYVSCERVFKPSLEGRPVGVLSNNDGCVIARSSELKAMGVEMGTPAFRLQSCLQRGEIHLQSSNYELYGDMSARVRMVLEEGVDEVEPYSIDEMFVRLEGFDDAALSRLARSLYDNVRRDTGLPVCVGVAPTHTLAKLANHVAKSSTAYRGVCILSADGDETRRVLQHTPLGNIWGLGRRMAERLALLGLRTAWDLRVADAKALRRHHSVVLERTILELRGISCITMQDDDIRRRIMVSRSFGRATGEWRDLREAISQHAQHAAEKLRHQRSLARAVYVFLRTNRHRRDLPQHTPELIVELPRPTNDSRPIIAAARQALTRLHRPGYRYMKAGVMLLDLLDIEHHQLSLLDASDDTERQRGERLMATLDTLNRRMGRHTIGFGLPDPEAPWRLRCGNLSSRYTTRWDELLKAKA comes from the coding sequence ATGATCGGACTGGTCGACTGCAACAACTTCTACGTGAGCTGCGAGCGCGTCTTCAAGCCGAGCCTGGAGGGTCGCCCCGTGGGAGTGCTGTCCAACAACGACGGCTGTGTCATCGCCCGCTCCAGCGAGCTCAAGGCCATGGGCGTGGAGATGGGCACGCCGGCCTTCCGGCTGCAATCCTGCCTGCAGCGCGGCGAGATCCATCTGCAGTCTTCCAACTACGAGCTCTACGGCGACATGTCCGCCCGCGTCAGAATGGTGCTCGAGGAAGGCGTCGACGAGGTGGAACCCTACTCCATCGACGAGATGTTCGTGCGCCTGGAAGGCTTCGACGATGCCGCCCTGTCCCGCCTGGCACGCTCGTTGTACGACAACGTGCGACGCGACACCGGCTTGCCCGTGTGTGTCGGCGTAGCGCCCACCCACACCCTTGCCAAGCTGGCCAATCATGTCGCCAAGTCATCTACCGCGTATCGGGGTGTCTGTATCCTCTCCGCCGACGGCGACGAGACACGCCGCGTGTTGCAGCACACCCCGCTCGGCAACATCTGGGGACTCGGACGCCGCATGGCCGAACGCCTGGCGCTACTGGGGCTGCGCACCGCCTGGGACCTGAGAGTCGCCGACGCTAAGGCCCTGCGCCGCCACCATTCCGTGGTACTGGAACGCACCATCCTCGAGTTGCGCGGTATCAGTTGCATCACCATGCAGGACGACGACATCCGCCGGCGCATCATGGTTTCGCGCTCCTTCGGCCGCGCCACCGGCGAATGGCGGGACCTGCGCGAGGCCATCAGCCAGCATGCCCAGCACGCCGCCGAGAAACTGCGCCACCAACGTAGCCTGGCTCGCGCGGTGTACGTCTTCCTCCGGACCAACCGACACCGCCGCGACCTGCCCCAGCACACGCCAGAACTCATCGTCGAGCTGCCTCGTCCCACCAACGACAGCCGGCCGATCATCGCCGCCGCCCGCCAGGCGCTGACCCGCCTGCATCGTCCCGGCTATCGCTACATGAAGGCCGGCGTGATGCTGCTCGACCTGCTGGACATCGAGCACCACCAGCTCTCGTTACTGGATGCATCCGACGACACCGAACGCCAACGCGGCGAACGCCTCATGGCCACACTGGACACCCTGAACCGTCGCATGGGGCGTCACACCATCGGCTTCGGCCTCCCCGATCCCGAGGCTCCCTGGCGACTGCGCTGCGGCAACCTGTCATCGCGCTACACCACGCGCTGGGATGAATTGCTCAAGGCCAAGGCATGA
- a CDS encoding GntR family transcriptional regulator has protein sequence MSTPNVSGAASPPTGATAASRVFDALKQDLIRGRFAAGEKLAIGSLKTRYQVGLSPLREALNRLAAYGLLEQVNQRGFRVPPLRLDELDDIADLRSQLECMALTQAFQNGDAEWESLLLAAHHRLRRADERPQEVEEWEQAHLRFHRTLLAPCGSPWLLRFIEQLHDQFDRYRRLAPPNPEVREVLDRQHGELVQLAMERRIQQARALLDEHIGLSHGVARGACSAS, from the coding sequence ATGAGTACACCGAACGTCAGTGGGGCCGCTTCGCCCCCAACGGGCGCTACCGCCGCCAGCCGGGTCTTCGACGCCCTCAAGCAGGATCTGATTCGCGGGCGTTTCGCGGCAGGCGAGAAGCTCGCCATCGGCAGCCTGAAAACACGCTATCAGGTGGGACTCAGCCCCTTGCGCGAGGCGCTCAATCGCCTGGCCGCCTACGGGCTGCTGGAACAGGTCAATCAGCGTGGCTTTCGAGTGCCGCCCCTGAGACTCGATGAGCTGGATGACATCGCCGACCTGCGTAGCCAGCTCGAATGCATGGCCTTGACCCAGGCTTTCCAGAACGGCGATGCCGAATGGGAGTCGCTGCTGCTGGCAGCGCACCACCGGTTGCGGCGTGCCGATGAGCGACCGCAGGAGGTGGAGGAGTGGGAGCAGGCGCACCTGCGCTTTCACCGGACCTTGCTGGCGCCCTGTGGCTCGCCATGGCTACTGCGCTTCATCGAGCAATTGCACGATCAGTTCGATCGCTACCGCCGCCTGGCGCCGCCCAATCCCGAGGTTCGCGAGGTGCTCGATCGGCAGCATGGCGAACTGGTGCAACTGGCGATGGAACGACGCATCCAGCAGGCCCGGGCGCTGCTCGATGAGCACATCGGCCTGTCGCATGGCGTGGCGCGGGGCGCCTGCTCGGCGTCCTGA
- a CDS encoding ABC-F family ATPase: protein MLSTANITMQFGPKPLFENVSVKFGQGHRYGLIGANGCGKSTLIKILGGDLEPTSGQVMKDATTRLGKLRQDQFAFENERVIDTVIMGNEELWSVAAERERIYAQAEMSEEDGMAVADLEVRFAELDGYTAEARAGELLLGLGIPLEQHDQPMSVVAPGWKLRVLLAQALFSDPDVLLLDEPTNHLDINTIRWLEDILKARSSTMIIISHDRHFLNSVCTHMADLDYGELQLFPGNYDEYMTAATQARERLHAENAKKKAEIAELQQFVSRFSANASKAKQATSRQRKIDKIQLEEIKPSSRVSPYIRFEQNKKIHRHALNVEELSKAWGDNVLFERFGLRIEAGERVAIIGPNGVGKTTLLNCLMGTMPPDAGEVKWTDAAEVGYFAQDHAADFEGGETLFEWMQQWTTGGEQTVRGALGRMLFSHDDIGKSVKVISGGEQGRMLFGKLILQKPNVLVMDEPTNHLDMESIESLNLALEHYAGTLIFVSHDREFVGSLATRIIEMKDDGIVDFSGSYDDYLRSQGVLG, encoded by the coding sequence GTGCTCTCTACCGCCAACATCACCATGCAGTTTGGCCCCAAGCCGCTGTTCGAAAACGTTTCCGTCAAATTCGGCCAGGGCCATCGCTACGGCCTGATCGGGGCCAATGGCTGCGGCAAGTCGACCCTGATCAAGATTCTCGGGGGAGACCTGGAGCCTACCAGCGGCCAGGTGATGAAAGACGCCACCACGCGACTGGGCAAGTTGCGCCAGGATCAGTTTGCCTTCGAGAACGAACGTGTCATCGATACGGTGATCATGGGCAACGAAGAACTCTGGAGCGTCGCCGCGGAACGTGAACGCATCTACGCGCAGGCCGAAATGAGCGAAGAAGATGGCATGGCGGTCGCCGACCTCGAAGTGCGCTTTGCCGAACTCGATGGCTATACCGCCGAGGCCCGTGCCGGAGAATTGTTGCTGGGCCTGGGCATTCCCCTCGAGCAGCACGACCAGCCGATGAGCGTTGTCGCGCCGGGCTGGAAACTCCGTGTGCTGCTGGCCCAGGCGCTGTTCAGCGACCCCGACGTACTGCTGCTCGATGAGCCGACCAACCACCTCGATATCAATACGATCCGCTGGCTCGAGGACATCCTCAAGGCACGCTCATCGACCATGATCATCATCTCTCACGACCGCCACTTCCTGAATAGTGTCTGTACCCACATGGCGGACCTGGACTACGGCGAGCTGCAGCTGTTTCCCGGTAATTACGATGAGTACATGACCGCCGCCACCCAGGCACGCGAGCGCCTGCATGCCGAGAATGCCAAGAAAAAGGCGGAAATCGCCGAGCTGCAGCAATTCGTCAGCCGCTTTTCGGCCAACGCCTCCAAGGCCAAGCAGGCGACATCGCGCCAGCGCAAGATCGACAAGATTCAGCTCGAGGAGATCAAGCCCTCCTCGCGCGTCAGCCCCTACATTCGCTTCGAGCAGAACAAGAAGATTCACCGTCACGCCCTGAACGTGGAAGAACTCTCCAAGGCGTGGGGCGACAATGTTCTGTTCGAACGTTTCGGCCTGCGCATCGAAGCGGGGGAACGCGTGGCCATCATTGGGCCCAACGGAGTCGGCAAGACCACCTTGCTCAATTGCTTGATGGGCACGATGCCGCCTGACGCCGGTGAAGTGAAATGGACCGATGCCGCCGAAGTCGGTTATTTCGCGCAGGATCACGCGGCGGATTTCGAAGGCGGCGAGACACTGTTCGAATGGATGCAGCAGTGGACGACCGGCGGCGAGCAGACCGTACGCGGCGCCCTGGGGCGGATGCTGTTCTCCCATGACGACATCGGCAAGTCCGTGAAGGTGATTTCGGGCGGCGAGCAAGGGCGCATGCTGTTCGGCAAGCTCATCCTGCAAAAGCCCAATGTACTGGTCATGGATGAGCCGACGAACCACCTGGACATGGAATCCATCGAATCGCTCAACCTGGCGCTGGAACACTATGCCGGCACACTGATATTTGTCAGCCACGACCGAGAGTTCGTCGGCTCGCTGGCCACCCGTATCATCGAGATGAAAGACGACGGCATCGTCGATTTCAGCGGCAGTTATGACGACTACCTGCGCAGCCAGGGCGTTCTCGGCTAA
- the zigA gene encoding zinc metallochaperone GTPase ZigA has protein sequence MTHVQDPLPVTVLSGFLGAGKTTLLNRILANREGRRIAVIVNDMSEVNIDADLVRGDGRGDVALNRAEERLVEMSNGCICCTLREDLLEEVGRLAREGRFDQLVIESTGISEPLPVAETFTFEDEQGRSLSDVARLDTLVTVVDGVNFLEQYRRADSLEEAGQSLGEDDERNLADLLVDQVEFCDVLLISKVDLLEAEQLVELKGVLRALNPQAELIAMRHGEVPLDKVLDTGLFSFERASQAPGWLKEMRGEHQPETEEYGVSSFVYRARRPFHPQRFFDQLHERGFGDRLLRSKGFFWLASRPRHAGQWSQAGGIAHYGLAGMFWKAIPEEHWPDEPAFRQRILEKWQEPFGDMRQELVFIGQNMDEAEIRRALDDCLLDDDQLQAGLDAWLALPDPFPSWNIVDEREAS, from the coding sequence ATGACCCATGTTCAAGACCCGCTGCCGGTTACCGTGCTGTCGGGATTCCTGGGAGCCGGCAAGACCACTTTGCTCAACCGCATCCTGGCCAATCGTGAAGGGCGGCGTATCGCCGTGATCGTCAATGACATGAGCGAGGTGAATATCGATGCCGACCTGGTGCGCGGCGACGGGCGTGGCGATGTTGCGCTGAACCGTGCCGAGGAGCGCCTGGTCGAGATGAGCAATGGTTGCATCTGCTGCACCTTGCGCGAGGACCTGCTGGAAGAAGTCGGGCGCCTGGCCCGGGAGGGGCGCTTCGATCAACTGGTGATCGAATCCACCGGCATATCCGAGCCGTTGCCGGTGGCCGAGACCTTCACCTTCGAGGACGAACAGGGACGCAGCCTTTCGGATGTGGCAAGGCTGGATACACTGGTCACGGTGGTCGATGGCGTGAATTTTCTCGAGCAGTATCGCCGGGCCGACTCGCTCGAGGAGGCCGGGCAGAGCCTCGGCGAGGACGACGAGCGCAACCTGGCCGATCTGCTGGTCGACCAGGTGGAGTTCTGCGATGTCCTGCTGATCAGCAAGGTCGACCTGCTCGAGGCCGAGCAACTGGTGGAACTCAAGGGCGTGCTGCGAGCCCTCAACCCGCAGGCCGAACTGATCGCCATGCGCCATGGCGAGGTGCCGCTGGACAAGGTGCTCGATACCGGCCTGTTCAGTTTCGAGCGCGCCAGTCAGGCACCTGGCTGGCTCAAGGAAATGCGTGGCGAGCACCAGCCGGAGACGGAAGAATACGGTGTATCGAGCTTCGTCTACCGGGCGAGACGACCTTTCCACCCCCAGCGGTTCTTCGATCAGTTGCACGAGCGAGGTTTCGGCGACCGCTTGCTGCGTTCCAAGGGCTTCTTCTGGCTGGCCAGTCGGCCGCGTCATGCCGGCCAGTGGAGCCAGGCCGGCGGCATTGCGCATTACGGCCTGGCGGGCATGTTCTGGAAGGCCATTCCGGAGGAGCACTGGCCCGATGAGCCGGCCTTTCGTCAACGCATCCTCGAGAAATGGCAAGAGCCGTTCGGCGACATGCGCCAGGAACTGGTCTTCATCGGCCAGAACATGGACGAGGCCGAAATCCGGCGTGCCCTGGACGATTGCCTGCTCGACGACGATCAGTTGCAGGCAGGGCTGGATGCCTGGCTTGCTCTGCCCGATCCGTTTCCGAGCTGGAACATCGTCGATGAGCGGGAGGCATCATGA
- a CDS encoding gamma-glutamyltransferase family protein, whose amino-acid sequence MPTSFSATTPYASQRSLTYARHGMVAASQPQASQVGRDILAQGGNAVDAAIATAAALTVVEPTGCGIGGDAFALVWIASDDVGNGHLHGLNASGTAPAALTPEAVAAAGHTEMPLHGWTPVTVPGTPSAWAELSRRFGKLDFASLLAPAIRLAREGFPVSPVIASLWQRDEATFRRHLEGEATQAWFEIFTPAGRAPRAGEWHRCADQAATLERIAETAAESFYRGELAERIDEFSRRTGGYLRAEDLANYRPEWVSPISARYRDVDVWEIPPNGQGLVALMALRILEGFEPGHRDDPEVLHRQLEAMKLAFADGQAYITQPEHMSQSVDALLSDAYTESRRRLIGDRALTPEPGTPPAGGTVYLATADADGNMVSYIQSNYHGFGSGVVVPGTGIALQNRGHDFSLDPNHDNFLAPGKKTYHTIIPGFLTRGGKALGPFGVMGGYMQPQGHVQVVMNLVDFGLNAQAALDAPRWQWLGDRRIGIERGYPAHLVRAMAERGHDMRIAHDERSFGRGQVILRDPDSGIYSGGTEPRTDASIAVL is encoded by the coding sequence ATGCCGACATCCTTTTCCGCCACGACACCCTATGCCTCGCAGCGCAGCCTCACTTACGCACGTCACGGCATGGTGGCAGCATCCCAGCCGCAGGCCAGCCAGGTCGGTCGCGATATCCTGGCCCAGGGCGGTAACGCCGTGGATGCCGCCATCGCCACGGCGGCGGCACTGACCGTCGTCGAGCCCACCGGCTGCGGCATCGGCGGCGACGCCTTCGCCCTGGTGTGGATCGCCAGCGATGATGTCGGCAACGGTCACCTCCATGGCCTCAACGCCAGCGGCACCGCGCCGGCCGCGCTGACACCGGAGGCAGTGGCAGCCGCCGGACACACCGAGATGCCCCTGCATGGCTGGACGCCGGTCACCGTGCCCGGCACACCCTCCGCCTGGGCCGAGCTGTCGCGACGCTTCGGCAAGCTCGACTTTGCCAGCCTGCTGGCACCCGCCATCCGTCTGGCCCGCGAAGGTTTTCCGGTCTCTCCGGTGATCGCCAGCCTGTGGCAACGCGACGAGGCGACCTTCCGTCGTCACCTGGAGGGCGAGGCGACCCAGGCCTGGTTCGAGATCTTCACCCCGGCCGGTCGGGCGCCCCGAGCCGGTGAATGGCACCGCTGCGCCGATCAGGCCGCCACGCTCGAACGCATCGCCGAGACCGCCGCCGAGAGCTTCTACCGCGGTGAGCTCGCCGAGCGCATTGACGAATTCTCGCGCCGCACCGGGGGATACCTGCGCGCCGAGGATCTGGCCAATTACCGGCCGGAATGGGTCTCGCCCATCTCGGCACGCTACCGCGACGTCGATGTCTGGGAGATTCCCCCCAACGGGCAGGGCCTGGTGGCCCTGATGGCACTGCGCATTCTCGAGGGATTCGAGCCCGGCCACCGCGACGATCCCGAGGTACTGCACCGTCAGCTCGAGGCCATGAAGCTGGCCTTTGCCGATGGCCAGGCCTATATCACCCAACCCGAGCACATGAGCCAGTCCGTCGACGCCCTGTTGAGCGATGCCTACACCGAGTCGCGACGCCGGTTGATCGGTGACCGTGCCCTGACGCCCGAGCCCGGCACACCGCCCGCCGGCGGCACGGTCTATCTGGCCACTGCCGATGCCGACGGCAACATGGTGTCTTATATCCAGAGCAACTATCACGGCTTCGGCTCGGGCGTGGTGGTGCCCGGCACCGGCATCGCCCTGCAGAATCGCGGCCACGACTTCAGCCTCGACCCGAATCACGACAATTTCCTGGCCCCCGGCAAGAAGACCTATCACACCATCATCCCCGGCTTTCTGACCCGGGGCGGCAAGGCACTCGGTCCGTTCGGTGTGATGGGCGGCTACATGCAACCTCAGGGGCATGTGCAGGTGGTGATGAACCTGGTCGACTTCGGCCTCAACGCCCAGGCCGCGCTCGATGCACCCCGCTGGCAATGGCTTGGCGACCGGCGCATCGGCATAGAACGCGGTTATCCGGCACATCTGGTCCGGGCGATGGCCGAGCGCGGCCACGACATGCGAATCGCCCACGACGAGCGCAGTTTCGGTCGCGGCCAGGTGATCCTGCGCGATCCCGACAGCGGCATCTACAGCGGGGGTACCGAGCCGCGTACCGACGCCAGCATCGCGGTGCTGTAA
- a CDS encoding chromate transporter — MWKRQTRLFMAFLRVGLFGFGGGPSMIPLVRREAVQRHAWLDDNDFADVLAIGNTLPGPIVTKMAGYIGYRVGGPLGSINAVVAVTVPLILAMIAMLGLYARHGDQRWVQGMGQGVIPVVMVMMAQLTLDFFAKSRAGLGWLATTILGIAAGGLIYGLGLHPGLVIGALLIAALLRPMRRPSAKESTR, encoded by the coding sequence ATGTGGAAACGACAGACTCGACTCTTCATGGCCTTCCTGCGCGTCGGCCTGTTCGGCTTCGGCGGCGGCCCTTCGATGATTCCGCTGGTCCGTCGCGAAGCGGTCCAGCGCCACGCCTGGCTGGACGATAACGACTTCGCCGACGTGCTGGCCATCGGCAATACCCTGCCCGGCCCCATTGTCACCAAGATGGCCGGCTACATCGGCTATCGCGTGGGCGGCCCGCTGGGCTCCATCAACGCGGTGGTCGCCGTCACCGTGCCCTTGATCCTGGCAATGATCGCCATGCTGGGCCTGTACGCCCGCCACGGCGACCAGCGCTGGGTCCAGGGCATGGGTCAGGGCGTGATTCCCGTGGTGATGGTCATGATGGCCCAGCTGACACTCGACTTCTTCGCCAAGTCCCGGGCCGGCCTGGGGTGGCTGGCCACTACAATACTCGGGATCGCCGCCGGCGGCCTGATCTATGGCCTGGGCCTGCATCCGGGCCTGGTGATCGGCGCCCTCCTGATCGCTGCCCTGTTGCGCCCCATGCGCCGCCCCTCGGCCAAGGAGTCCACCCGATGA
- a CDS encoding SpoIIAA family protein: MLELLPSGADHVVAMRVGGRVDANDLQRAIDAIESAKKAHPRISLYAEIDDIRWMTFTAFLRDLGYGLTQIGDMDRYYRAATVSDKHWIRHLVRIENHVFRSMEMRTFRVRDKRAALDWVCQPPPDHDGREGAMA, encoded by the coding sequence ATGCTGGAACTATTGCCCTCGGGCGCCGATCACGTGGTGGCAATGCGCGTCGGCGGGCGAGTCGATGCCAATGATCTGCAGCGGGCCATCGACGCCATCGAGTCGGCCAAGAAGGCCCACCCGCGCATCAGCCTCTATGCCGAAATCGACGATATCCGCTGGATGACCTTCACGGCCTTTCTCCGCGATCTCGGCTATGGCCTGACACAGATCGGCGACATGGATCGCTACTACCGGGCCGCCACGGTCAGCGACAAGCACTGGATCCGCCACCTGGTGCGGATCGAGAACCATGTATTCCGCTCCATGGAGATGCGCACCTTCCGCGTGCGCGACAAGCGGGCCGCCCTGGATTGGGTCTGCCAGCCGCCGCCCGATCACGACGGGCGTGAAGGGGCGATGGCCTAG
- the folE2 gene encoding GTP cyclohydrolase FolE2: protein MMSEALEDVAAGRTATHGALNWVGMDGISLPVRVAEHPVDARVAASVSLDDPAARGIHMSRLYLLLEELAERELEVSRIAGLLENFLASHTGLSRRARLFLTGELTLRRPALVSPLAGWKGYPVALRSWREGNSVETQLELKVGYSSTCPCSAALARQLIQQQFDRDFGDESLDHAAIRDWLGESHGILATPHSQRSEARITVRLADGVDAPPWLDLIDSVEAALGTALQTAVKRVDEQAFALANGQNTMFCEDAARRLHQALSEASGIAGFHVRVVHAESLHAHDAVAETQADWWWRD from the coding sequence ATGATGTCTGAGGCGCTCGAGGATGTCGCAGCAGGTCGTACGGCGACGCATGGTGCGTTGAACTGGGTGGGCATGGACGGTATCTCCCTGCCGGTGCGCGTGGCCGAGCACCCCGTCGACGCACGGGTGGCGGCATCGGTCAGTCTCGATGATCCCGCTGCCAGGGGCATTCATATGTCCCGGCTCTATCTGCTGCTGGAGGAACTGGCGGAACGCGAGCTCGAGGTGTCGCGAATCGCCGGGCTACTGGAGAACTTCCTGGCCAGTCACACCGGGCTTTCCCGTCGAGCGCGACTTTTCCTGACGGGCGAGCTGACATTGCGGCGGCCGGCGCTGGTCAGCCCGCTGGCAGGTTGGAAGGGCTATCCCGTCGCGCTGCGAAGCTGGCGCGAAGGCAACAGCGTCGAGACGCAGCTTGAGCTGAAGGTCGGTTATTCCTCGACTTGCCCATGTTCGGCGGCGTTGGCGCGCCAACTGATTCAGCAGCAGTTCGACCGGGACTTCGGCGACGAGTCCCTCGACCATGCCGCGATACGCGACTGGCTGGGCGAATCACATGGCATTCTGGCCACGCCCCACAGTCAGCGCAGCGAGGCGCGGATCACGGTGCGGCTGGCCGATGGAGTCGATGCGCCGCCCTGGCTGGACTTGATCGACAGTGTCGAGGCAGCGCTGGGGACAGCGTTGCAGACGGCGGTCAAGCGTGTCGACGAGCAGGCTTTTGCCCTGGCCAATGGCCAGAACACCATGTTCTGCGAGGACGCCGCCCGTCGGTTGCACCAGGCGCTGAGCGAGGCATCGGGGATTGCTGGTTTCCATGTGCGGGTCGTGCACGCCGAGAGCCTGCATGCGCACGATGCGGTGGCTGAGACGCAAGCTGATTGGTGGTGGCGAGACTAA
- a CDS encoding M20/M25/M40 family metallo-hydrolase has protein sequence MKLSMLAMGLAYGMLTTAAHAAPHQDVRDAVEQQQQPLLKTLETLVNIDSGTGFVAGLDKVEALLTERLEALGAKVETHPAEAFGGNTLVGRLQGNGNSNIMLMIHYDTVFGKGTAEERPFRIEEKRAYGPGVGDAKGGVAVILHSLEALKTLGFDDYGQVTVVFNPDEEKGSPGSRDLIQRLSADQDAVLVFEPTFSEGGSDAVTVVTKGINYAFLEVSGRSSHAGGAPEEGRNAVMELSHQLLQLKDLGDPDKETTLNWTIVEGGSKRNIIPEHAQAEGDMRYFDSSEYERVLNEARDITENQLIDDTEVEFRLEKGRPPLPSNPQTQALAEQAQQIYQELDRELQAVEIGGGTDAAYAYHADSPTPAVLESLGLAGGRYHSDEEFVLVDSVVPRLYLTTRMIMELSGGESDS, from the coding sequence ATGAAGCTCTCGATGCTAGCCATGGGATTGGCATACGGCATGCTCACCACTGCTGCGCATGCCGCTCCACACCAGGATGTGCGCGACGCTGTCGAGCAGCAGCAACAGCCGTTACTGAAAACCCTGGAAACTCTCGTCAACATTGACTCTGGAACAGGCTTTGTCGCCGGCCTGGACAAGGTGGAAGCGTTGCTCACCGAACGTCTCGAAGCCCTCGGTGCCAAGGTGGAGACTCACCCTGCCGAGGCCTTCGGTGGTAACACTCTGGTCGGTCGCCTGCAGGGGAATGGCAACAGCAACATCATGTTGATGATCCACTACGATACCGTCTTTGGTAAGGGAACTGCCGAAGAGCGTCCTTTTCGCATCGAGGAGAAGCGTGCCTATGGCCCGGGGGTGGGCGATGCCAAGGGTGGCGTAGCCGTGATCCTGCATAGTCTGGAGGCGCTGAAGACACTGGGATTCGATGACTATGGCCAGGTGACCGTGGTTTTCAATCCTGATGAAGAGAAAGGTTCCCCCGGCTCTCGTGACCTGATCCAGCGACTGTCTGCCGATCAGGATGCGGTGCTGGTGTTTGAACCGACCTTTAGTGAGGGAGGCTCCGATGCCGTGACCGTCGTCACCAAAGGCATCAACTATGCTTTCCTCGAGGTAAGCGGCCGGTCCTCCCATGCCGGAGGTGCACCGGAAGAGGGGCGTAACGCTGTCATGGAACTCTCCCACCAGTTGCTTCAATTGAAGGATCTCGGCGACCCGGACAAGGAGACGACCCTGAACTGGACGATCGTCGAAGGTGGCAGCAAACGTAATATCATTCCCGAGCATGCTCAGGCGGAAGGTGATATGCGCTACTTCGATAGCAGTGAATACGAGCGTGTTCTGAATGAGGCGCGCGATATCACCGAGAACCAACTGATCGATGATACTGAAGTAGAGTTCCGCCTCGAAAAGGGCCGTCCACCGCTGCCATCCAATCCTCAGACTCAGGCGCTTGCGGAACAGGCCCAACAGATCTATCAGGAACTCGATCGGGAATTACAGGCTGTCGAGATCGGCGGTGGCACTGATGCGGCCTATGCCTATCACGCCGACTCCCCCACACCGGCCGTGCTGGAGTCCTTGGGCCTGGCTGGGGGGCGTTATCACAGCGATGAGGAATTCGTTCTGGTCGACAGTGTGGTGCCCCGTCTCTACCTGACCACGCGGATGATCATGGAGTTATCCGGTGGCGAATCCGACAGCTGA
- a CDS encoding LexA family protein gives MPDTTPRTPPLQPGAFPSTTARAGLTGFPSPAENYAERTLDLNERLVKHPAATFFMRVEGHSMQAHSIHHDDILVVDRSVTACFGHIVIALVDGEVVVKRLEQRHGRTFLCSGHPDHAPIPVNERSLQIWGVVRSVIHEFPI, from the coding sequence ATGCCTGACACCACCCCACGTACACCACCGCTGCAACCCGGCGCGTTTCCGTCGACCACCGCACGAGCGGGCCTTACCGGCTTCCCCTCTCCGGCGGAGAACTATGCCGAACGCACGCTGGACCTCAACGAGCGACTGGTGAAACACCCTGCCGCGACCTTCTTCATGCGCGTGGAGGGGCACAGCATGCAGGCCCACTCCATCCATCACGACGATATCCTGGTCGTGGACCGCTCGGTGACGGCCTGTTTCGGGCACATCGTCATCGCCCTGGTTGACGGAGAAGTCGTCGTGAAGCGTCTCGAGCAACGCCACGGCCGCACCTTCCTCTGTTCCGGGCACCCCGACCATGCCCCCATTCCGGTCAATGAACGCAGTCTTCAGATATGGGGCGTGGTGCGTTCGGTCATCCATGAGTTCCCGATATGA
- a CDS encoding chromate transporter encodes MIYWQLFLAFFMPNIVGYGGGPAIIPLIENEVVGKYGWMSSQGFAETLALGNALPSPIATKMAGYIGFDVAGVPGAMIAVLATVAPSLLLMLAALGTLYRYRNSPRVKAMSQWVRPVVMVLMAYLTWAFLDEGLDTLGWLHTAIIGGISALLLMMTRVHPALVVCFGIGYGALLLG; translated from the coding sequence ATGATCTACTGGCAACTGTTCCTGGCTTTCTTCATGCCCAACATCGTCGGCTACGGCGGCGGCCCCGCCATCATCCCGCTGATCGAGAACGAGGTGGTCGGCAAGTACGGCTGGATGAGCTCGCAAGGCTTCGCCGAGACCCTGGCACTGGGCAATGCCCTGCCCAGCCCCATCGCCACCAAGATGGCCGGCTACATCGGCTTCGACGTGGCCGGCGTGCCCGGCGCGATGATCGCCGTGCTGGCCACTGTCGCCCCCTCGCTGCTGCTGATGCTGGCTGCCCTCGGCACCCTCTACCGCTACCGGAACTCGCCCCGGGTCAAGGCCATGAGCCAGTGGGTCCGTCCGGTGGTGATGGTGCTGATGGCCTACCTGACCTGGGCCTTCCTGGACGAGGGACTCGACACCCTCGGCTGGCTGCATACCGCCATCATCGGGGGAATCTCCGCCCTCCTGCTCATGATGACCCGGGTACATCCCGCCCTGGTCGTGTGTTTCGGCATCGGCTACGGCGCCCTGCTGCTGGGGTGA